The following coding sequences are from one Schizosaccharomyces osmophilus chromosome 1, complete sequence window:
- the egt2 gene encoding ergothioneine biosynthesis protein Egt2, translating to MSECIPFGRALKPYFMLDEKYVSVNNASSGVVCVPAFQRHLQLLEESEKVQDLQTRYRLPKLAEKTMDQLAELLDTSPNNLAFCFSATQAISSILLTFPWIANDRILTLNLAYPTCQFAVDFVQDRYDVQMDTIDIDFAYDRSELLSRVESYLAKNKPRLFIFDFVTSMPVIQLPCKELIQLCKKYNVISVIDAAHGIGLSPLSMSSLDPDFLYTNAHKWLNAPSGTTILYVSKKYHNSIEALPISYGYHIRKQKSPPPAPLNARFLYASSTDLPKFIAIDAAIAFRKSIGGEHKIQNYNYDIIIKGAKIIAEALGTSYFVLAPPIAMVNVEIPLRRMPSAEFFEYFWQSKNTFLRFVEYHGKFYTRIAGAPFLEESDFVYIAGVLKELCQNSPEN from the coding sequence ATGTCAGAATGTATTCCTTTTGGACGTGCTTTAAAGCCGTATTTTATGTTAGATGAAAAATACGTATCTGTGAATAACGCGAGCTCGGGGGTGGTTTGTGTTCCTGCTTTTCAACGACATTTACAGTTGTTGGAGGAATCAGAAAAGGTCCAAGATTTACAAACGAGATACAGGTTACCCAAACTAGCCGAAAAAACTATGGATCAACTAGCAGAACTCTTGGATACCAGTCCTAACAACCttgcattttgtttttccgCTACACAGGCGATTAGTTCTATTCTCTTAACGTTTCCTTGGATAGCTAACGATAGGATCTTAACTTTAAATCTGGCTTATCCTACATGCCAATTTGCTGTTGATTTTGTTCAAGATCGGTACGATGTTCAGATGGATACCATAGACATCGACTTTGCTTATGACCGTTCTGAGCTTTTGTCTCGAGTGGAATCGTATTTGGCAAAGAACAAGCCAAGACTCTTcatatttgattttgtcACTTCTATGCCAGTGATTCAACTACCTTGCAAGGAACTCATCCAACTCTGTAAGAAATACAACGTGATTAGTGTTATAGATGCTGCTCATGGGATTGGGCTTTCTCCTCTTTCCATGTCGTCCCTGGACCCTGATTTTTTGTATACTAATGCTCATAAATGGCTGAATGCACCTTCAGGTACGACCATCTTGTATGTGTCTAAAAAGTACCACAATTCAATTGAAGCCCTTCCAATCTCCTACGGCTATCAcattcgtaaacaaaaatctcCTCCCCCGGCCCCTTTAAACGCAAGGTTTCTGTATGCTTCTTCTACGGATTTACCTAAATTTATCGCCATTGATGCTGCAATAGCGTTCAGAAAGTCTATCGGCGGTGAACATAAGATTCAAAATTATAACTATGACATTATTATAAAGGGCGCGAAAATCATTGCTGAAGCCTTAGGGACATCTTATTTTGTATTAGCTCCTCCTATTGCTATGGTAAACGTCGAAATTCCCCTGCGGCGTATGCCATCCgctgaattttttgaatatttttggCAAAGCAAGAATACTTTTCTTCGCTTCGTCGAATACCACGGCAAGTTTTACACTCGTATAGCCGGTGCTCCTTTCTTGGAAGAATCggattttgtttacatagCGGGTGTCTTAAAAGAGCTTTGTCAAAATTCACCTGAAAACTAA